In the Pogona vitticeps strain Pit_001003342236 chromosome 2, PviZW2.1, whole genome shotgun sequence genome, tttgtgggagttgaagtccaagaacatttggaggtccaaggttggagaccactggtctatagaaaCAAAAGAGCTGTAAGATTACACCTAGGAGGCATTGAAACAGGAAATGAATGATGTAAGAAGCCCTGCTAGAGGTGAAGAAAATACATGTGTCTGAAGGTGTGTGTCTCTGAAACAGAAATCTCAGATTCAGGAATTTTGAAGGAGACATCCCAAGAAGAGACCTCTGTCTCCAGCCCCACCACAAGTATGTGGTACATAGAGACCGTCTCCCTCTGGCAATATTCACCCATTGCAAAATTATCTCCTATGTTTCACCTTTTGTTCTCTTTCGGAAGCCCCATATTTTCCTCTTACTTACCAAGGTGAGGCCCAACTGCCCAGGAAAGTTCACAATCCAGTGACAGAGAAGCAGAAAGtttgggggaaaggaatcaaaagaggACTCACCCAGTGGAAGAATTTCTAGCAGGAAGAAACAGAGCAAAAGCCAGCACCCATATCTGGctaaggtggtgatggtggtctgGAAGTCTGTGTTTCCTTCGGCTGCTGACTCATTACTAATTGtaactcttctcttctctttttccttttatcatgcCCACGTTTCCACCTTGAAATTGAACCACCTGCCATGAATTACCCTATTATTTCCAAGGAAGTCTGGAGTTTGTAGTTCAGAGCAAAAGACAGATTCTTgtataaagaaaatatattttctaaggGAAAAACATTTGAGAAGGGTTTTTCCTTTAATgccttcattttcatatttttatcacTAACTTTCCTGTCTTTATTCACTCATTTTCTCACCTTCCACAGGTTGTCCACATGTTTGAAgggatttcaaaaattaaagagcacacacacacacacaatggcttagtgtaataagttatgctagagtaggcccattggatcagtagggttttggtgagtcaactgcataagttccattgattcaagtggtccTACTCGAGTATTCTAGTTGTTACTTCCTTTGCTAAAACAAGTAGCAACTCAAGTAGATCCATCTGAATCCATTggccctacagaggagttgactctcccGATTCCCACTTGCTTCAACGAACCACACTAGTGCAACATATgctgttaagcaacaggatttcagccattcgcTGGAAATAACGATTGATGTTTCAGTTCTGGTCACAGTCTGTTTCCCAAGGTAACTAGGCGAATACCAACCGGCATGCTATCCCTTGCCCCAGAGAAGGTTCTCAGCATTTTCTGGGCTCAGTATATATAGTTCACTCTaggatttgttgttcttgttgttgtcgTAGCTATTGTTAAGTACTTCACCCTCACGGCAACACGTTGATTTAGAGACCTCCTGCATAAGTTCGCTCCCACTGAGTTCCTTCTCAACCTTGCCTGTCTTCAGGAGAGTCTCCTTCCCGTAGTCCAAGTACTTCTGCAGCCCCTTGATCCATTCTTCAGAAAGTTCTTCCAGCCCTCGATCCAGACGCGGTCGGCCTCCCACCATCTCTTGGTCACCTGAGCTGTGGAATCAGTGGCCGTCCAAGTGAGAGTCTCCTTGTCTCCAGGCTGAGGAAATCCTTCCCGTCAGAGCCGAACTGGGGCGTGCCCCCTTTTGGGTCCATCCTTGCCGAGTTCACAGCTGTgcatccattttatttatttatttatttatttattggacttatataccgccccatagcgctacaagcactctccgggcggtttacaatttttaattatacaggctacacgttgcccccgccccccagcaagctgggtactcattttaccgaccttggaaggatggaaggctgagtcaaccttgaggctgagtcaaccttgccAGACGTGGAGCactgggagacagagagaaagacacgAGCACTCTGTGATTCCAAAACATAAACTATGGCTGCCACACTTTTATTCAGCAGAACGAGAGGGCATCAAAAGGCACCCAAGCTTTCAAGATCTCCAGACCTTTTCATCAAAAGAAGCCCCATCTTTTCAATacctccttctcccttctcctacaccctttgttttaaagaacactTGCCTATTTTGTGCGTAGATACACAGGAACTGTGTGGGAAtctctttcatcttcattttaGAAAATGTTTAAGACCACGAGAATTTCTAACCCTAGAAATATTTCAGCTGTGGATTTCTTGAATCAATTGGGGTAGACCTATGTGGGTTTTTCAACTTCTTAAAATCTGAGGCTCTGTTGCTTTCGaacatcccagaagatgttctaaTGAACGCGCAGGCTTTTGGGGAAACCACACCATATTCAGAGCTTCCAGAATCAGAACTTCTACATGCAGTAGAAATTAGGTTTATATAAAAGTTGCCTCTCAGCACCTCTTTGATCTGTTGCCTCATGACCAGCCATGTGATGGCTATTTCAGTAGGTGAGGAGAATGGGAGTTGTGATTCAACACATACAGAAGGGGCCAAGTTGCAGAAAGCCAGCCACGTTGTAGGAAAAGTAGAAGGGACACACGCACAGTGTTCCAAAAcccatttctgttttaatttttgattGACAACTCAGCAAACAACTCTCTGGGTCACTCCTGGCAGAtataaaaacaagagaaacagCTGTGTTCATCCAGGGGGGGAAACAGATGTAAAATACACAAGTGGGTAATACTTTTTG is a window encoding:
- the LOC144587172 gene encoding class I histocompatibility antigen, F10 alpha chain-like: MCQLVCGSASPFTFHAHHTSHYFFTRMSEPSQGLPYFTIMGYLADQLFVWYDSDARKDLPLVCPGSGNSGDQEMVGGRPRLDRGLEELSEEWIKGLQKYLDYGKETLLKTGKVEKELSGSELMQEVSKSTCCREGEVLNNSYDNNKNNKS